A genomic window from Salmo salar chromosome ssa23, Ssal_v3.1, whole genome shotgun sequence includes:
- the LOC106597863 gene encoding zona pellucida sperm-binding protein 3 — protein sequence MAFCITFLLLLTFGCSATVQQLYREARSQSQVAHAPGRFVPQYRPAQEPARFQPRPVQWPSRVQTPTQVQNPFLQSKQTFNEPLTWRFPEDPVKEVQLAIDEQRPLPVPASSVAVQCGETAARVEVKRDLLGIGQLIHPEDLTLGGCAVTGEDASAQVLIFVTELHGCGSTLTMTEDSLVYVFTLRYTPATLGSSPIVRTREVVVWVECHYQRKHDVSSDSVKPTWNPYASTKVAEELLYFSLRLMTDNWQLERPSKEYVLGDNINFEASVVQFYHVPLRVFVDNCVATVIPNTNTVPRYAFIENRGCLVDTKLTGSRSQFRPRTMDDTLQFQIEAFRFHVVNTGSLYITCLLKATTASAPIDHENKACSFSNGWSEASKKDQVCGCCDTDCGMRREPAPGFQWEQDISVGPLNIKEKLLD from the exons ATGGCATTCTGTATTACATTCCTCCTACTTCTTACCTTTGGCTGTTCAGCTACAGTTCAGCAGCTTTATCGGGAAGCGAGATCTCAGAGCCAAGTGGCACATGCCCCTGGGAGATTTGTTCCACAGTATAGGCCTGCTCAAGAACCAGCCAGATTTCAACCAAGGCCTGTGCAATGGCCCTCCAGGGTCCAGACACCGACGCAAGTTCAAAACCCTTTCCTCCAGTCAAAGCAGACCTTCAATGAGCCTTTGACCTGGAGATTTCCTGAAGATCCAGTCAAAGAGGTGCAGTTGGCTATTGATGAGCAGAGACCACTGCCTGTGCCTgccagtagcgttgcagttcaATGTGGGGAGACTGCTGCTCGTGTGGAAGTCAAGCGAGATCTGCTCGGTATCGGCCAACTCATTCACCCAGAGGATCTTACCTTGGGAGGCTGTGCTGTCACTGGGGAGGATGCTTCCGCTCAAGTTCTGATCTTTGTCACTGAGCTGCACGGATGTGGGAGCACTCTAACG ATGACTGAAGATTCACTTGTCTATGTCTTCACACTCCGTTATACACCAGCCACCCTGGGCAGCAGCCCCATTGTTCGGACTAGAGAAGTGGTGGTCTGGGTTGAGTGCCACTATCAAAG AAAGCATGATGTGAGCAGTGACTCAGTGAAGCCCACCTGGAATCCCTATGCCTCCACTAAGGTTGCAGAGGAGCTCCTCTACTTCTCCCTGAGGCTAATGACTG ACAACTGGCAGTTGGAGAGACCCAGCAAAGAGTACGTCCTTGGAGATAATATTAACTTTGAAGCTTCTGTCGTCCAGTTCTACCATGTGCCCCTCCGAGTCTTTGTGGACAACTGTGTAGCCACAGTCATCCCAAACACCAACACTGTCCCAAGATATGCCTTCATCGAGAACCGTGG TTGTCTGGTCGACACCAAGCTGACAGGCTCCAGGTCCCAGTTCAGACCTCGCACCATGGATGACACGCTCCAGTTCCAGATAGAAGCCTTTAGGTTTCATGTTGTGAACACTGGCTCA CTATACATTACCTGCCTCCTGAAAGCCACAACAGCTTCAGCCCCAATTGATCATGAGAACAAGGCTTGTTCCTTCTCGAATGG ATGGAGCGAGGCCAGTAAGAAAGACCAGGTGTGTGGCTGTTGTGACACAGACTGTGGCATGAGAAGGGAACCGGCTCCAG GTTTCCAGTGGGAGCAGGACATTTCTGTTGGTCCTCTCAACATAAAGGAAAAGCTTCTTGACTGA